One segment of Solanum lycopersicum chromosome 1, SLM_r2.1 DNA contains the following:
- the LOC101257013 gene encoding WAT1-related protein At1g09380-like: MGNELMIFMVMVIVQVAFAGMIIITKLVMDSGMDPFVQSAYKPIFATISIAPFAYVLERKTRPKMTRSTFFQIFLCSIFGITANQYAYFIGLNNSTPTIASAIDNLIPAFTFIIAVPLGVEKLGLRSIAGQTKFWGTIVCVGGAMLLSLYHGKVVIGQLGFHWKYEENTGKDVNSSHSNFFLGPFLLIMASLTYAIWLIIQGRVSEKYAAPYTCITLMCFMASVESVIIGFCVVPKLSEWALNPIRAISVVYNGVVSTSFAYFLSSWCIEKKGPLYVSMFNPLLLVISAFLSWTLLREKLYLGVVVGSIIVVAGLYGFLWGKKMETSVENIEVNKEKMMKQFNKSVDLELQLPKSNDQRSSELAKTKS; encoded by the exons atggggaacgaattaatgatttttatggTAATGGTGATTGTTCAAGTTGCGTTTGCtggaatgataataataacaaaattagtGATGGATAGTGGCATGGATCCTTTCGTTCAGTCAGCATATAAGCCTATTTTTGCCACCATCTCCATTGCTCCATTTGCTTATGTCTTAGAAAG GAAAACTAGACCCAAGATGACACGCTCTACATTTTTTCAGATATTTTTGTGTTCTATTTTCGG GATAACGGCGAACcaatatgcatattttattgGGTTAAATAATTCAACTCCAACAATTGCTTCCGCCATTGATAATCTAATCCCAGCTTTCACGTTTATCATTGCCGTACCCTTggg GGTTGAAAAATTGGGATTAAGAAGTATAGCAGGACAAACCAAGTTTTGGGGTACAATAGTATGTGTTGGAGGTGCAATGTTATTGTCATTATATCATGGAAAAGTTGTAATTGGTCAATTAGGATTTCACTggaaatatgaagaaaatacaGGCAAAGATGTCAATTCTTCCCATTCCAACTTCTTTTTAGGACCTTTTTTACTTATAATGGCTAGTCTCACTTATGCCATTTGGTTAATCATTCAG GGAAGGGTAAGTGAGAAATATGCTGCTCCATATACATGCATAACGTTGATGTGCTTCATGGCAAGTGTGGAGAGTGTAATTATTGGATTCTGCGTCGTTCCAAAACTTTCTGAATGGGCTTTAAATCCCATTAGAGCTATCTCCGTGGTCTATAAT GGAGTTGTGAGTACATCATTTGCATACTTTCTAAGCTCATGGTGCATTGAGAAAAAAGGTCCCTTATATGTCTCGATGTTCAATCCGTTGTTATTAGTTATTTCCGCATTCCTCAGTTGGACTTTGCTTCGTGAGAAATTATACCTTGGAGt AGTTGTAGGATCAATCATAGTAGTAGCTGGGCTTTATGGATTTTTGTGGGGCAAAAAGATGGAGACAAGTGTAGAAAATATTGAAGTAAATAAAGAGAAGATGATGAAGCAGTTCAATAAATCAGTTGATTTGGAATTACAATTACCAAAATCTAATGATCAGAGATCATCAGAATTAGCCAAAACTAAATCATGA